One window of the Roseovarius sp. THAF9 genome contains the following:
- a CDS encoding DUF2218 domain-containing protein codes for MPTLIGRIETEHGAKYLTQLCKHFAHKIDATWEGNHGRADFAFGPAIMEADPQGLTIRFEVDKDENVPAAKGVIDSHLVTFAHREKIEGMEWAAA; via the coding sequence ATGCCCACCCTCATCGGACGCATCGAAACCGAGCACGGCGCGAAATATCTTACCCAGCTTTGCAAGCATTTCGCCCACAAGATCGACGCCACCTGGGAGGGCAACCACGGCCGCGCAGACTTTGCCTTCGGCCCCGCGATCATGGAGGCCGACCCGCAGGGCCTGACGATCCGCTTCGAAGTGGACAAGGACGAAAACGTGCCCGCCGCCAAGGGCGTCATCGACAGCCACCTCGTGACTTTCGCCCACCGCGAAAAGATCGAAGGCATGGAATGG